The region NNNNNNNNNNNNNNNNNNNNNNNNNNNNNNNNNNNNNNNNNNNNNNNNNNNNNNCGTGGACGGATGCGGGAGAAAATTTGCGGTTTGCCGTTGCAGATGCCCTAATGATGGTGAACATCATGAGACTGTTGATGGAGAAGATTTGTTTATGACGGCAACGACGATTCcctctctccagagccccgaacagtcTCCAGATTAGCGCTCCCGacaaagaacaggaggtggcggcggctctgtatcataaaatggTATGAAACTTTCTATCTGATTTTTTCTTGGGGAGACGAAATATATAGGGTTGGAATTAGGTGAGATTGAGGTCTTTGGGGCCCAAAAGCCACCTAGGCGTACCCGAGGGAAGGCGCGCCCTCCTGGCTTGTGGCCCCATGGTGGCTTTTCTCTCGTACTTTTTTGATCTTGTACTTTTTTATTTATTCGAGAAAGAATCACCGAAGTTTCGCCTAAtttcgaaaacttttatttctgcacaaaaacagcaCCAAAATAATTGTGCTGAAAACGTCGTGAGtcctggttagtttcattcaaattatgtAAATTAGAGTGCAAAGCAAGAGCAAATGTGTTTGAAAAagcagatacattggagatgtatcaactttcCAAACTTAATTCattcattgcttgtcctcaagcaattcacttcacaaactgaaagtgataaacaaaaacttttacaaactcattTGCCTTTGTTGTTGTATATAAGCTTAGCTGGCAATCAAGTTTTTCAGTCAAGATTATGAACTAATCAGATACATGATAACACTTAAAAACCATGTATACTCATATCACTGacgtaatcaactagcgagcaataatactcTATCTCAAATACCAAGATTTTGTCAAAATAATCATGATACGATATGATAGAGTGTATCTCACTAGCCTTTCTAAGatcacaacacttaaatgcaaaacATCTCTGAAGTATAAACAACGACTAAACATTATAACTCAGGATAGAAAAAACATTCAGCCATGCTCACACCCAACATTAATTAGACTCAATGCATGTTAAACTAAGAATGACAATAACACTCTCAAGGTTGGTGCTTGAATGAGAATGCGATGATTCAACAATAAAAATTGAAATAACAAAAAAGTAAAAGAAACTCCTTCGAAGAGAGAAGCGGAGATTTGCAGATGTGGCAGAGTTCATAGCTAAAAGAGAGGTGTACTTTTCCTGTCAACGGTTTATGACAAATTTTTCACTATCTTTCATGCTAAACACGTTAGTGGCGATTCCCATGCAAAAAAAATCCCATTCCATCATACCAATACAAATCATGACTAACCGAATTCAGAGGTTCCTGCCGGCTTTTAACTTTTCAAGTGAGCGTTTCTATAAATAATTCAGGACTCTTTCTATCTGATTTTTTCTTGGGGAGACGAAATATATAGGGTTGGAATTAGGTGAGATGGAGGTCTTTGGGGCCCAAAAGCCACCTAGGCGTACCCAAGGGAAGGTGCGCCATCCTGGCTTGTGGCCCCACGGTGGCTTTTCTACTGTACTTCTTTGATCCAGTACTTTTTATTTATTCGAGAAAGAATCACCGTGAAGTTTCGTCTAATTTCGAAaatttttatttctgcaaaaaaaacaaCACCAAGATAGTTGTGCTGAAAACGTcgtgagtccgggttagtttcattcaaattatgtAAATTAGAGTCCAAAGTAAGAgccaaagtgtttgaaaaagtagatacattggagatgtatcaacttccCAAACTTaattcattgcttgtcctcaagcaattcacttgagaaactgaaagtgataaacaagAACTTTTACAGACTCATTTGCCTTTGTTGTTGTATAGCTGGTAATCAAGTTTTCAGCCAAGATTATGAACTAATCCGATATATGATAACACTTAAaaatcatgtttactcatatcactgacgtaatcaactagcgagcaataatactcTATCTCAAATACCAACATTTTGTCAAAATAATCATGATACGATATGATAGAATGTATCTGCTAGCCTTTCTGAGatcacaacacttaaatgcaaagcATCTCTGGAGTAAACAACGACTAAACATTATAACTCAGGATAGAAAAAACATTCAGCCATACTCACACCCAACATTAATTAGACCCAATGCATGTTAAACTAAGAATGACAATATCACTCTCAAGGTTGGTGCTTGAATGAGAATGCGATGATTCAACAATAAAAATTGAAATaacaaaaaagtaaaagaaagtccttcgaagagggaagcagagatttgcacaTGTGCCAGAGTTCGTAGCTAAAATAGAGATAATTGAACTTTGAGAGGTGTACTTTTCCTGTCAACTGTTTACTACACAATTTTCACCATCTTTCATGCTAAACACGTTAGTGGCGATTCCCATGCAAAAAATAAATCTCATTCCATCATACCAATACAAATTATGACTAACCGAATTCAGATGTTCCTGCTAGCTGTTAACTTTTCAAGTGAGCGTTTTTATAAATAATTCAGGACTGGACATCCTTGTTTTCAGCCTCCATCCAATTTGACAAGTTAATAAACTCTCGTCACGAGTAAAAAATacttagcatggaaaatattgactACCTCGTCGCTTCATAAATGGTACGGCACACAAAACAGATGCTCATTTAAAGAAACAAGTTCGGAGTTCAGATATGCACAATGTTTGCAGATTCTTACCAGAACGTTTACCAAGTTTCTATTGAAATCACTAGTTAAAATGTTGCAAGTTGTTATTTGGATTCTTGCATCTAACCCTGAAATCAAGCAGTGTTGATACATTGGTGGTGCGGGTTCTCCTCCTAGCATTTCTGGCGGAACTCCATCTATCCACCTAGTTTTCTTTTTTCCTCATTCACATGTTATTTACTCTGCAAAAATATGGTCGTACATCTAACGAGTCTGTCAATGAAATTTGTTGGTCGGCCGAGATGTCAAACAGACAAAGAAGCATTGAGACATGATGAGATGCACCGCCGGCACCATCCGATGCACTAAGAAagtgtttggtagggtgtatgaacCGGAGCCACAGATACTTGATTTTTTTTTTTGTCCCAAAAGAGAAaatgcacgcacgcatgcatgcacacacgtcGTCCCGTTGGCCGGCGAGCGCATCCATCAACCATGAGCGAGCCACGTCGCGATTGGACATGAAAACTAATCTGCGCTTCCAGATCTCATCGGCATCTCAAGTTAATTATTTAATCATCTCAAGTTAGTAGATGAGATTGCTCCACGTACCGATATCTCATCGGGGCTTGACACAATGTGACTATTTAATTAGCTGGTGCTTCTCTTACTTACCAACGTGTACTTTCTATAGGCTTAGCACCAGGCTTTGTTTAATCATCCTGCTTTAACCTTTTTCGAACCACACATATTATATTAATCAGTAAAACGGAGTATAATTGCACAcacacatgcaaaaactatcaaAGCAATCGAGAGATGACAGATGTCGAGTGAACTTTGCAAGAAAAGACCTCACATAAAAGAATATTACAAATAATTCTATTGAAGCCCCTGTAAATAATCAAATCTGAAATCTTCATCGACTGTCAACGTCGTCGAGACGCACAATGATGGAAGAGGTGGGGCACCAGCAAACCAAAATCCAGGTCAGTGTCATAGCCTTGTAGGCGTTATCAGCCGAAGGCCTGACCTGCAGAACAGGCGCTTGATGATGTGGCGTGTCGTCCGAGGATGTTCCCTGCGCTGGCCTGGATCTAAATCTGACGTGATCCGTCACTAATGTTGAAGATGAACGCCAAATGTACCACCATCGGGCCACCAACCTTGTACCAGCATCAATTTTGCCCCACTTGTCGGCGTCGCCATGAGAGACGACAACCACCAGACACGGGAAACATATGGCTTACCTGTCCGAACGAACAGCAAGCAGGCAAGACCATCGAATCAGCTACGTCACCGGAAAGAATGCCGCCGTGGTGAGGAAGAGACCAAGATTACCTTATTCGACGCAGCATCAACCTCACCAAACTGACAGTGCTAGATGAAGACGATGACCTAAATCGAAGGAACAACAAGAAGAGAAGCAGTAGCCGACCCCTCTCCTTCAGCCGCCGGAGCAGTGGGCGGAGAAGGGCAGAGATCAGCGCCTCACCGGCGATCCAAGAAAGGCAGGAAATGTCGCCTCTGGCATCCAGGAACAAAGTGTGGCGGTTCGAGATAGAATTGTAGCCGTTTCTATGCTCTAACCGTTTGGTACGAGCGGTTTAGCTATTTTAGAACCTTACAAACACTAAATCTTGGCAACATAATTATTATTGTCAGCTAGGCATGAAACTGACATAGCAAGTGAGGTATCATAATGTCTACTTGAAACTCGTTTGGGAGAGATATAATTTAGTCTCATTCAACTAGAAAACAAAAACAGATACAACCcatgtcagcacacacgcatcttattgcATCATATCTAATGGCTATAAAGGCCAATGAGACATAACTAAAACTCAGATAGACGAGTTCTAGAACTCAGTCATATTTATTTTCCCATCTAATATTAGGTAATTTAGATACAATCCATGAGAGTAACTTGTTGGTCGATGACGTGAACATTTTTCACAACAGGCTAGTGGAGTCCATACAATCTGATGAATCTGTCATGAGGGTATTTTTTCATAGGAAAAATATATGAAGGAATATGAATTCTTATTACGGTTACACCACTCATTCATTTGGGTTAAAGGAATATGAATTCTTATTATaaataagaattttttttcttttgtttgagtTTCATATGAAAAACAAAAGAATTTTACAGTCCACCCCAACTTTATGATTATGCAGCAGACGTGACAGGCTCAAAAGTGAAACCTTAAAATGAGACTGGGCATCAGGATTTTTATTCCCAAATAAATTAAAGAGGAAATGCATGGTAACTTTTCATGGCGCGTCGTCCAGGATCATCCTAGACCGACGTACTGTACGAGGTCAGAAGCTCTTCGTCGGCGACGAGCCTGTCGAGCACCTCAGGGGCGAGGCACACCTGCAGCTCCAGGCCCCCGCTCCCTCCGCCGTCACCGTAAACCGTGACCATCCCGTCCACCTTGTTCGCGGGGCCGCTGCGGACGGCCACCGGCCTGCCCCATCCGAAGTCGTTGCCGTACACGTCGAACCGCGGCGACCCCGTGGCCAtgatcgccgcgccgccgccggccaggTACTTGAAGCTCGGGTTTCCAGGCCACGCCGCGAGCTCCTCCCTCACGCTCGCCTCGTACACCGCAGCCACGGCCCGGTTCAGGAGCAACgccgcccagcccagccggccgtcGCCCAGGATCTCGCCCACGGCAGCCCTGCCGACGGCGCCCGCTACCGCGTTGCCCACATAGACCTGCGGCATGCCCTTCAGGCGCGTCCGGCATCCGACGGCGAGCGAGCACGTCGTCTCCTGCTCCGGCGCGAGCCCCCGGGCACGGCACGTGGCCCGCCACAGGTGCGCCAGCACGGCCTGGAGCGAGGAGATGGTGGCTCCTGTGCCGACCGCCATCTCGTCGTTCGCTTTCGCCTTCAGCTTCCTCACGCTCTCCGGCGAGAAACGGAGCGAGCATTCCTTCACCGGCGGGTACTCCGGCTTCCTGGACATGTCCTCCACCTTGGCAAAGGGGAGCGGGATCGGCACGGTGCAGCCCTCAAGGAACCACCTCTTGTGCAGGGGCAGTGGCAACGTGGACGTGGACAGTGAGGTGCCTCCGTTGCGGCTGATCTCCGACCACGTGTTGAACACGTCCCAGAACGTGGTGCCGTCGGCGGCGGCATGGTTGAGCGACATGGCGACGACGAGGCCGTCGGCGAGCTCGGTGACCTGCGCCGCCAGGACGGGCAGGCTGGGGTCCACGACGGCGTCCGTGCCGACCACCCCGTTGAGAGGGAACAGGGACCAGACCACTCGCGGGATGCAGAGCGTGCCGGTGATGTCGGCGATGGTGACCCCGGGCACCACGGCGTGGACGAACTCGGCGCCCTGGTCGCTGCAACGGAGCGAGATGGTGAGGCCCGGTCCGTTGGACTCGGAGACGGtcaggcggccggcgagggggtagAAGCGGCCCAAGGTGCGTGCAAAGGAGGACGCGAGGTGTGGGAGCACGCCGGGCGGAGGCTTGGGCAGGACGACGCCCCTCTGGGCGTAGTCCACGGTGATCCGCTGCAGGTCCCATGGCGTGAGGTGGACGGTGGTCTCAGGCTCCCTCTTTTCATCATACTCCGGCCGGACCATACGCCGGGAGATGATCTGCACACCGCCGCCGTCCATTTTGATGTGGTGTTGGGGTACTGTGGTGTGGCTTGGGGTGGAGGCCGGTTGGGCATCCCTATATATAATCACAGCGAGACCCACTACGAAGAACTTCTCACGTGCACTGGCAAAGTTTTAATTTTCCTTTGCAGTTTTTTTCTAATCGTTTGCATTGCTTACCACATGTAACCTGTGATACTTTGCAGATTTTTTAAAACAACTTACAAAGGCTCAAATATAAGCACGTACATTCACTCGTATAATCCTATGCATGCACATCTTTTTTTTTTGCCGGAAACCACTGATATATTAAAGCAAAGATTTTACAGAAAGGACCTTCGTAAAGATACAAATTACAACTAAGTCCCCTTATAAAGCGAAACCGAGGAACAGCAAGTTCCGatgccacgccgccgccgcatGTTCACACGAGCCATGGATCAGAAGATGTCCCCTGGCGGACGGGAAGTCGTTGGTCCTCGAACTCCGGAGAGCCTCCATCCTGCTCCTCCGGCCGCAACGCTGTCTTGCTTGAACACCAGTCGCTTCAAGATCTCGATCTGCAGCCGCTGCGTTGAACTCCAGTGCGGGGATAAACACCCAaggcggccaccgaggaccgcgagCGCAAGGAAGGAGGTGCTCCGCCGTGAAGCTACACCGAGCTCCACACTAGCAGAGCCTACGCTATATACACACCGAGAAACGAGGTTCCCCCATCCCCCGCCGTCGGAGCGGCCGGCGGAGGAAGAGGGAACTGGCGCTTCGCCGGCGGTGAGGTGGATTTGCCGAGCGGGTTCAGAAATTCGCCTCTAGTGTAGCGGGAGAGGGGAAAGCGTCCAAGGTCGCGGTCATATGCATGCACATCTGACCCTTATGAGCAGCTCTAAGAGGCTGAGTTAGTGGGTCTTCAAATTAAGGATGTCACCATAGGCTCCTCGTTATTGACGAAATCATTGAAAGAATATTTCGTCCTTAACAAGACACACATGTGTCAAGCTAAAATTTTGATCACTCGTGGGATAGGATACAACCATCCTCTTAACCATCCAATCACAAGTTGATTCTTCACCTTGTCAGTTTCTTCTTCTTCCAAGAATCAGTGCGTAAACCTTATATAGGAGTATATATATGCTCAACCATGATATCAGAGTGGTTTCTCTACCGTACATACTATATACCATGAAGGGATGTTCCTTGTTTTATTTTTCCTTAATTTCAGTCGGCCAATTTCAATTGGCACTCAGTTAAATTTTCTGTCCAACGCAAATCTCAGCGCAAGACTATCTTTGATCGTTTCCGTGTTTTTCTTTTCCTGGTGGTAGTAATAGTAATGTCTATTGCCTAATTCTTTTTTCTTTAAATGCGATTGGCAAAGTGAGGTTTATGGTACGTTAATTTTCTGGTATAATTATATTTTACTTGATTTTTTAAAAGTTTCTGTTATCGGTCACTTGGTTCATAGAGTAGATTAGTTTTTCTTTCAGGGAAATAGATTAGATTAGTTGGTCCTTTCTTCTTTggcaaaaaaattctagaaaatttgaaaaaaaaactcaaAAACAACACTACCCTTATATTAAATCGGGGAAAGTTTCAACAAGATTTGTCGAACTGGAAAAGAAAATGGTATGAAAAAAGTCCAATTCAGGGTTAAGTGGGTCAAGGTGGGTAATGTGGCGGCTAATTGGGTTGTTGACCAGTCAAAAACTAGTCCATGGTTGTTTCTTCTTTGGTTTTGTATGTCGAAGGTTTTAAACTAGAAGGTTTTGTAGTTTGGGGTTGTATATTAGAATTCAGTGGTAGTTCGAGGTTGTAATATGAAGTTCTCTCATTTTGGAATAGATAGAGAGGAACAACGCGGGGCTCCAAGGCCTAGAGCGAGCTAGAGACGACCATGATGCGACTGGCCACAACGTCACTAATGGAGTTGAGTCCGAGAGCTTGAGAGTGTGAGTGTGGAGGCATTTTCATTCTAGGATTAGATGGAGCCTGAGCCGGAGACTAGGATGTCACATCGACCAGTAGCGAGGCATGGGATCTCTAGTGAGGCCCAACAAGAGCTTGCCGGAGGCGAGGCAGGGCGAAACAgaaaggaggaagaagggtcggcttGGGAAGACAATGAAAAATGCTCAGGGAGGACAAATGGTTAATTCACATCTAATAAATCACACAAAATTGGCTGAACCATATCATTTGAAAGGTGTGGCACTCTCTTAAGCTCATTTCTCTACTCATCTAAGACATGACTATCATGTAAGTGTTTCTAATCCCAAATTTTAACTCATAGCTCAAATACTTAATGGCCGAAAAAGCTTGATGGCTTAGTTCCAATAAAAAATGACATGATTTACCCAAAACTGTTTGATAGGGTTGCATTCCCATAGGAATTTTCAATGCAATCCTAAGCCTATCCTAATGACCAATATTTTCTTGACATGTTCACCTTCTTTCGCAAAATCATCTTGATTTTTTGATTTGGATTACACTTGTCCATTTTGGGGATCATAAGGTGAGGCaattcacactagtagaaaaaggacctaatatgagacacattagtgccagtttggttttgagccggcactaatgtgtccattagtgccggttccaacggctagccggccgttctcattagtaccggttcgtgccacgaaccggtactaaagagggtggtggcagggtgttgtcagtctggggcccgtccagcacctttagtaccggttcgtggcacgaaccggtactaaaagtcgacgtacataaacccttcgtccccccgagccactctgttcttcccctttcccctcacttcctctgttcttacccctctctcctcgagctcctcacaaattttgcccaaaatttgtcaagatttgaaggcccccatccattcaaatgatcacaaaggttagcaactttgtcctttcaactctcattgctagattaactcttgcaatgctttgtatagtgattaatttgggaggaataattatatttgctagtatttgatttatatgcaatttgaggtcaaaaataacacttagtttgcatatgtaggtgtggtttacttagtgcattctaatctccgtcgtaaccaccgtcgatcgcccgcaccgtcccgtcgccggcaccaccttatggtgaggctcttgttcatgaatgttttacattaccaagttgatgtttatgtgatttggatatatagttactcgtataattatcttacccgtatgttgtttgttatacatagtgccatggttttgatatccgtcc is a window of Triticum dicoccoides isolate Atlit2015 ecotype Zavitan chromosome 2B, WEW_v2.0, whole genome shotgun sequence DNA encoding:
- the LOC119366592 gene encoding uncharacterized acetyltransferase At3g50280-like, giving the protein MDGGGVQIISRRMVRPEYDEKREPETTVHLTPWDLQRITVDYAQRGVVLPKPPPGVLPHLASSFARTLGRFYPLAGRLTVSESNGPGLTISLRCSDQGAEFVHAVVPGVTIADITGTLCIPRVVWSLFPLNGVVGTDAVVDPSLPVLAAQVTELADGLVVAMSLNHAAADGTTFWDVFNTWSEISRNGGTSLSTSTLPLPLHKRWFLEGCTVPIPLPFAKVEDMSRKPEYPPVKECSLRFSPESVRKLKAKANDEMAVGTGATISSLQAVLAHLWRATCRARGLAPEQETTCSLAVGCRTRLKGMPQVYVGNAVAGAVGRAAVGEILGDGRLGWAALLLNRAVAAVYEASVREELAAWPGNPSFKYLAGGGAAIMATGSPRFDVYGNDFGWGRPVAVRSGPANKVDGMVTVYGDGGGSGGLELQVCLAPEVLDRLVADEELLTSYSTSV